In Pseudophryne corroboree isolate aPseCor3 chromosome 2, aPseCor3.hap2, whole genome shotgun sequence, the sequence cctcagcaaaagaaaacgccacagtatcagatgcagtcctttcggtcgcataagtccagaaggggtcggggctcttccttcctcgccagaggtaagggcagagggaaaagaacgcctgctccggctagttcccaggaacaaaagtcctccccggcttctactaaatccaccgcatgacgctggggctccactgagggagtccgcaccggtgggggcacgtcttcgactcttcagccaggttctgtcggatttggatccttgggccatagaaattgtatcccaaggctacaaactggaattcgaagaagtgcctcctcgccgatttttcaaatgccAGCTTCTCCCCCCGAGGATTTTCCCcatggtgatggcggaaatgatggtgctcctgcgcaaacaaggagtcacaattatcccatacttggacgatctcctgataaaagcgagatcgagtgatcaactgatgaacagcgtgtcgctctccctgagagtgctgcagcaacacggctggatcctaaatctaccaaagtcacaactgattccaacgactcggctatcattcttaggcatgattctagacacggaacagaagagggtttttcttccaatagaaaaagcccaggaactccagaacatggtcagagacctgctaaaaccaaaaagagtgtcagttcatcaatgcactcgagtactgggataaatggtggcggcctacgaggccatccccttcggcaggttccatgcgaggccatttcagtgggaccttctggacaagtggtcggtttaccatctgcaaatacatcagaaaataagcctgtcccccagggccagggtgtctctcctgtggtggctgcagagtgctcaccttctagagggtcgcaggttcagcattcaagactgggttctggtgaccacggacgcgagcctccgaggatggggagcattcacacaaggaagaaactttcagggactatggtcaagccaggaggcttgtctacacatcaacttgctggaattgagggccatatacaacggcctccgacaagcggagaatcttcttcgcaacctacccgttctggttcaatcagacaacgtcacagccgtggctcatgtaaaccgccaaggtggaacaaggagcagagtggcaatggcggaagccaccaggtttcttcgctgggcggaaaatcacataagcgctctgtcagcagtcttcattccgggagtcgacaactgggaagcagacttcctcagcagacacgatctccatccaggggagtgtggtcttcatcaagaagtttttgcagagataacaagtcattggggacttcctcaaatagacatgatggcgtcacgcctcaacaagaagcttcggaggtattgtgccaggtcaagggaccctcaggcagtagcagtggacgccctggtgacaccatgggtgtttcagtcggtctatgtgtttcctcctcttcccctcatcacaagaattttgaggatcataagacgaaaaagagtacagacaatactcattgttccagattggcctcgatggcctggtactcagatcttcaggaaatgctcacagaagatccgtggccttttcctctcagggaggacctgttgcagcaggggccctgcgtgttccaagacttaccgcagttacgtttgacagcatggcggttgaacaccaaatcctagctaggaaagatattccggaggaagtaatcccttctctgataaaagctaggaaggaggtgacggcgaaacattatcaccgtatctggaggaaatatgtatcttagtgtgaagccaagaatgctcctacggaagattttcacctgggccggtttctccactttctacagacaggagtggatatgggcctaaagttaggttccattaaggtgcagctttcggccttatctatactctttcagaaggagttggcttctctcccagaagtccagacttttgtaaagggagtgctgcacatccaacctccttttgtgcccccagtggcaccgtgggaccttaacgtggtgttacggttccttaaatcacactggtttgaacctcttcaaacggtgaaatttaaatttctaacttggaaagtggtcatgttgttggccttggcgtctgcaagacgggtgtccgaattggcggctttgtctcacaagagcccctatctgattttccatgtggatagagcagagttgagaactcgccctcaatttctgcctaaggtggtttcgtcatttcatatgaactaacctattgtgctgcctgtggctacgggggacttggaggattccaagtctcttgatgtagtcagggccttaaaaatgtgtgtagccaggacggctcgagttcggaaaacagaggaactgtttgtcctgtatgcagccaacaaagttggcgctcctgcttctaagcagactattgctcgctggatctgtaacacgattcagcaggctcattctacggctggattgccgttacctaattctgtaaaggcccattccactaggaaggtgggctcttcttgggcggctgcccgaggcgtctcggctttacagctttgtcgagcggctacttggtcgggttcaaacaattttgcaaaattctacaagtttgataccctggctgatgaggacctcctgtttgctcaatcggtgctgcagagtcatccgcactctcccgcccggtctggagctttggtataatccccatggtccttacggagtccccagcatcctctaggacgtaagagaaaataagattttaaacctaccggtaaatctttttctcctagtccaaagagaatgctgggcgcccgtcccagtgcggactaatttttttctgcaaggcttgtatatagttgttgcttacataagggttatgttacagtttagatcagtctttggctgatgctgttttgttcatactgttaactggttcgtatattccatgttgtacggtgtggatggtgtgggctggtatgtatcttgcccttagattaacaaaaatccttttctcgtactgtccatctcctctgggcacagttctttaaggaggggcatagaggaaggagccagtgcacacccatctaaagtctttagagtgcccatgtctcctgcggagcccgtctataccccttggtccttacggagtccccagcatcctctacggactaggagaaaaagatttaccggtaggtttaaaatcttatttttctcgtagtccataagggatattgggcgcccgcctctgtgcggtgactttctgcaggttctctgttatgtgttacttgttcagctgttgctgtttgtgttgccagccgttgctggcccggttatgttttggtgtgctggtgtgtaaatctcactacacttgttatgttccttctctcaagtatgtcattctccttcgggcactgttttacctataactgcctgtaggaggaggcatagaggggaggagccagcatactcagtggaagaaatgtaaagtgtactggctcctttggacccgtctatacccatcgtactaatctgtcccaaatatcccttatgcactacgagaaaaagatttactgtatttaaaatcctattttagcccCTTTTGGATTGTTCAGACAATGATTGCTGGTTATCTCATACACAATACCAAGTGCAGGGGACATAAGTGTGGTGACGCCCTGCACTCAGTCACATATAGAGATCAGTAATACTGGCGTCTGTGCTGGGGCCGGAGTCAGAtgagagactgtgctagaggccccTTCCCTCTCATCTGCTCCTATGTATGAGTGCAGGGGACGTAAGTGTGGTGACGCCCTGCACTCAGTCACATATAGAGATCAGTAATACAGGCGTCTGTGCTGGGTCTGGAGTCAgatgggagactgtgctagaggctccTTCCCTCTCATCTCCTCCTATGTGTGAGTGCAGGGGACATAAGTGTGGTGACGCCCTGCACTCAGTCACATATAGAGATCAGTAATACAGGCGTCTGTGCTGGGTCTGGAGTAAgatgggagactgtgctagaggctccTTCCCTCTCATCTCCTCCTATGTATGAGTGCAGGGGACATAAGTGTGGTGACGCCCTGCACTCAGTCACATATAGAGATCAGTAATACTGGCGTCTGTGCTGGGGCTGGAGTCAgatgggagactgtgctagaggctccTTCCCTCTCATCTCCTCCTATGTATGAGTGCAGGGGACATAAGTGTGGTGACGCCCTGCACTCAGTCACATATAGAGATCAGTAATACAGGCGTGTGTGCTGGGGCCGGAGTCAgatgggagactgtgctagaggctccTTCCCTCTCATCTCCTCCTATGTATGAGTGCAGGGGACATAAGTGTGGTGACGCCCTGCACTCAGTCACATATAGAGATCAGTAATACTGGCGTCTGTGCTGGGGCTGGAGTCAgatgggagactgtgctagaggctccTTCCCTCTCATCTCCTCCTATGTATGAGTGCAGGGGACATAAGTGTGGTGACGCCCTGCACTCAGTCACATATAGAGATCAGTAATACAGGCGTGTGTGCTGGGGCCGGAGTCAgatgggagactgtgctagaggctccTTCCCTCTCATCTCCTCCTATGTATGAGTGCAGGGGACATAAGTGTGGTGACGCCCTGCACTCAGTCACATATAGAGATCAGTAATACTGGCGTCTGTGCTGGGGCTGGAGTCAgatgggagactgtgctagaggctccTTCCCTCTCATCTCCTCCTATGTATGAGTGCAGGGGACATAAGTGTGGTGACGCCCTGCACTCAGTCACATATAGAGATCAGTAATACAGGCGATTGTGCTGGGTCTGGAGTCAgatgggagactgtgctagaggctccTTCCCTCTCATCTGCTCCTATGTATGAGTGCAGGGGACATAAGTGTGGTGACGCCCTGCACTCAGTCACATATAGAGATCAGTAATACAGACGATTGTGCTGGGTCTGGAGTCAgatgggagactgtgctagaggcaggaGCTCTGGTTCCCACCTCCCAGTGTATATAACCCCTGTGTATGTACGGTGCGTAAGCTGCAGCCTTATGGCGTTATTACCTGAGAAGATCCACGTGTCACCCTCCGGTTACACTATCCTGCCGGTGGTAACAGGAGGCCTCCAGGCTGTGTCTACAGTGATTGTACCTGAGCACCTCTAGATCATGTACAATAATATGTTATGTGTGTAAATACTAATTACAATTCACCTCAAGGCTTctggttttagtatttaataggtttAAAACCGGAAATGAAAAACACTTTTTGTTTGACAAAGTCATGTACTAGTTATGCAGCTAATTTCTATTTAATTGGTTAACAGTGAAAATAttaatactgtaacaatgtaatatTATATATGGGAAAGGAGCCTGTACTACTACCTTTATCAGAAGGAGTGCTGTATCAGTGGATTGTATAAAAGGGACGTTTCTTGTCTATATTACTATCGACATAATGGTCTTGTCTTTTGCAGGTGACTGGGAGGTAAGTGGCAGCCGTGATACAGAGACTGCCTGGACTCGTGAGGTCCTTATAGATCGGCAGGGTAAAGAACGACAGAACAAACGTGGGGACCAGAGAGGCTCCAGAAACTGCGCGGCGGGACGACGGGTGGTCAGTAGACGATCTTTACGGCTGGAAAAGAGAAGCCCCATACTCTGGACAGATGAGGGAACTGCAAGGAAAACAGATTCCCCCAACATGGCCACCCATAGCACAGAGGAGCCTACCCACATTCTGTCCAACCACAACACAGAAAAGACTGCCCCCATTCTTCTCAGCCATAGCCCGGATAAGACCACCCCCATTCTTCCCAGCCATAGCACGCATAAGACCACCCCCATTCTTCCCAGCCATAGCCCTGATAAGACCACCCCTATTCTTCCCAGCCATAGCCCGGATAAGACCATGCCCATTCTTCCCAGCCATAGCACGGATAAAACCACCTCCATTCTTCCCAGCCATAGCACGGATAAGACCACGCCCATTCTGTATCACCATGACTCAGGGCACAATTCCAGCCATTACCAGCCTCCCATTGCTGGCAAAGAGAGGTCACTTGGTAGAGATAGATCCGCTATGCAGGCGACCAACCAGTATCTCCGTGCTATAAATCTGAAGAAACCTTTTAAGGAAGAATGTGATGTCCAGGAGAACTCTGACTTATCGGAAGACAAGGAGAAGCTGCACACCTGCACTCAGTGTGGGGAGAGCTGGAACCGTCTCATTGACTTCTTAACCCATCAAATGGGCAATTGCCAAGATCGGCCCTACCAGTGCAGCATGTGTGCTAAGACCTTTGTGAAGAAGCAGCACCTCAGCGCTCACCGGAGGACCCACACGGAGGACAAACCGTACAAGTGTAACCAGTGCGGGAGAAGTTTCCGTCAGAGTTCTACCCTCACCACCCATCTGTGGAGTCACGCCGGACACAAACCTTTCCACTGTACCTGCTGCACCAAGCGTTTCAGCCGCAAGACGGACCTGGTGGCCCACATGAGACGCCACACCGGGGAGCGACCTTACGAGTGTCCCTACTGCTGGGACAGGTTCATACGCAAGAAGTCTCTCCAGAGGCATCTCCAGAAACACTCAGGAGAGAGCTTGCAGGCAGGATGGCAGCAGAACTACCCCAGGTGGAAGCAGAGTGACAACTTTTTGGACGTTGAGTATCCCACTGAGAAACTGCCAAATGTTCCACCCTCCGAAACCACAAGTGAAGTACGCATTGTTTTATGTTCTATATAGTGCATGGTGTGTTACTATGTACAGGTGCGGCACATGGCAGGGGGTGTTATTATGTATAAGTGCAGCACAAGGCGGGGTGTTATTATGTATAGGTGCAGCACAAGGCACAGGGTGTTACTATGTACGGGGTGCAGCACATGACAGGGGGTGTTATTATGTACAGGTGCAGCACATGGCAGGGAGTGTTATTATGTACAGGTGCAGCACATGACATGGGGTGTTACTACATATGGGTGCGGTACATGGCAGGTGGTGTTATTATGTAAGAGTGCGGCACATGGCAGGTGGTGTTATTATGTACAGGTGCAGCACATGGCAGGTGGTGTTATTATGTAAGACTGCGGCACATGGCAGGTGGTGTTATTATGTAAGAGTGTGGCACATGGCAGGTGGTGTTATTATGTGCAGGTGCAGCACATGGCAGGTGGTGTTATTATGTAAGAGTGCGGCACATGGCAGGTAGTGTTATTATGTAAGAGTGCAGCACATGGCAGGTGGTGTTATTATGTACAGGTGTGACACATGGCCGGTGGTGTTATTATGTAAGAGTGCGGCACATGGCAGGTGGTGTTATTATGTAAGAGTGCGGCACATGGCAGGTGGTGTTATTATGTGCAGGTGCAGCACATGGCAGGTGGTGTTATTATGTAAGAGTGCGGCACATGGCAGGTAGTGTTATTATGTAAGAGTGCGGCACATGGCAGGTGGTGTTATTATGTACAGGTGTGACACATGGCCGGTGGTGTTATTATGTAAGAGTGCGGCACATGGCAGGTGGTGTTATTATGTACGGGTGCAGCACATGACATGGGGTGTTACTACCTACAAGTGCGGCACATGGCAGGTGGTGTTATTATGTAAGAGTGCGGCACATGGCAGGTGGTGTTACTATGTACAGGTGCGGCACATGGCAGGTGGTGTTACTATGTACAGGTGCGGCACATGGCAGGTGGTGTTACTATGTACAGGTGCGGCACATGGCAGGTGGTGTTACTATGTACAGGTGCGGCACATGGCAGGTGGTGTTACTATGTAAGAGTGCGGCACATGACATGGGGTGTTATTATGTACATGTGCGGCACATGGCAGGGGGTGTTATTATGTACAGGTGAGGCACATGACATGGGGTGTTACTACATACGGGTGCGGCACATGGCAGGTGGTGTTATTATGTAAGAGTACGAAAGAAAATACTGgcgccttattattattattatgtaagagTGCGGCAcatgtgataatgctgattatctttacaggaatgaaagctataccttaaacacaccttaaatacactttaaacctttagccgctgcggccgctatacttaatacacacactacgtactttctacgctattagcgtacagagtctcgtacgatgtacggactctgcaaacaaacgccgcgctgacggtacaatgtacccacagcgcatacacacccaatgaatacgctttaaaccttatacagcaatgcgatgcgttactaatacactcttaaaccttagcaggaaaaggaagacacaacactgatttgtacttaaaccactgggttccgacaccagagcgtaatattgctgaaagggggtttacaatacaaatcatacactacaatacaagacaatataacagaataatggctacagtcaatatacatatacgtgattggaatcgcttgcgctacccggcccggtcctcggtcatctgataaataactttgtgagtcttctgccagaccaggctgcagcaggctttatttatacaattcttccaaaagcaatacaatggatactgtaatccctttgtccattggacacaggaatgcacttttacagtacaggagaggtcataggtcgatttgaaaaggtaggcgatgtctttcccaactgctcttgtgggtggtctcctctggattcccgccgcatacataatatacagtaaatacagtttatatctattttctgcttctgcacataactatccgcaggaacatgcgatcttccgcagaccaacaccggaatgttacccttaaaataccctacagctggataccaaacaccaccttataaccttagtctgtcccctcttatcctgcaaaggtgaattcctttgttctgtaaccatttaaacagctattactttctgatgtggtgcaaggagactatgtgtacattgtgcgctatttggattaaatatgtaatgtgttttgattgctctccatgtgtacacaaactccgccgtaaatacccataccacgcgccgatgcgcaggaccgcgggagcgaccatatgcaaagtgcggatatgtgcacgcacggcagaacaagtgcacgcgcagtgggcatgtgtgtgcagtttgtacgtgatgtgtgttctgcaatatttttcgactttgacagtccaccctttggcagtcaccaataactgccactatctaattactaaacagaaatatatcaatacaatatctacagacgattggatggttggAGGAGAGTTGTAGataggaaaggtatgacctagtgggatagtaaaaagcatgtatgtatgaatccatgtctgaggggcatgtatcatcgtgccgtatatgttctaaataagcttcgaggtattgcgaagtatacattaaatccttcttatcccgtattaagggtctgtaagtgggccaacaaacactaccgagcttttttcggcttcttgttccaacaaatggggtgcacatttagttgatgatacatggagggggaacatatgtgagtgctagtatatgtggatatcacctgtcggctatgtgtgtcat encodes:
- the LOC134992811 gene encoding uncharacterized protein LOC134992811 isoform X3, translated to MESGEDPCVSQEHAGDWEVSGSRDTETAWTREVLIDRQGKERQNKRGDQRGSRNCAAGRRVVSRRSLRLEKRSPILWTDEGTARKTDSPNMATHSTEEPTHILSNHNTEKTAPILLSHSPDKTTPILPSHSTHKTTPILPSHSPDKTTPILPSHSPDKTMPILPSHSTDKTTSILPSHSTDKTTPILYHHDSGHNSSHYQPPIAGKERSLGRDRSAMQATNQYLRAINLKKPFKEECDVQENSDLSEDKEKLHTCTQCGESWNRLIDFLTHQMGNCQDRPYQCSMCAKTFVKKQHLSAHRRTHTEDKPYKCNQCGRSFRQSSTLTTHLWSHAGHKPFHCTCCTKRFSRKTDLVAHMRRHTGERPYECPYCWDRFIRKKSLQRHLQKHSGESLQAGWQQNYPRWKQSDNFLDVEYPTEKLPNVPPSETTSELCFRWDAEGNAESPEAEHLQLQEHDALGSVESVKIELEEEEHVPESATRREQATQTENKRPSRMHQEMLRELKRFRRSTAQAQHERDWMRAAMDQLAHEMKELKEMVASLCSSKPLSDACRSPSHPPTIVVQNSCPVWSQASDDRQSTESGQASPESSLQCEYGYGLDSLSEQNREHVSWMYENPHDEDDMLPTTTIKREDESDLGTSLDSPFYGLPQYAPCSMGERLPNIAMQPMSAEREWGLLARSAGKPGRFAALVFRAVVPFDIYKGWVNRVNLDGLRGRKGVPLNVKRRVMEIVERHFTLRKSDHSEIRNRLNEQLRTRRKSDKHPQPLF
- the LOC134992811 gene encoding zinc finger protein 485-like isoform X1; protein product: MRREVRSRAQVTFADIAVSFSEEEWKGLHAQQKALYREVMTDNYHNLTSLGLSESAPEIVVKMESGEDPCVSQEHAGDWEVSGSRDTETAWTREVLIDRQGKERQNKRGDQRGSRNCAAGRRVVSRRSLRLEKRSPILWTDEGTARKTDSPNMATHSTEEPTHILSNHNTEKTAPILLSHSPDKTTPILPSHSTHKTTPILPSHSPDKTTPILPSHSPDKTMPILPSHSTDKTTSILPSHSTDKTTPILYHHDSGHNSSHYQPPIAGKERSLGRDRSAMQATNQYLRAINLKKPFKEECDVQENSDLSEDKEKLHTCTQCGESWNRLIDFLTHQMGNCQDRPYQCSMCAKTFVKKQHLSAHRRTHTEDKPYKCNQCGRSFRQSSTLTTHLWSHAGHKPFHCTCCTKRFSRKTDLVAHMRRHTGERPYECPYCWDRFIRKKSLQRHLQKHSGESLQAGWQQNYPRWKQSDNFLDVEYPTEKLPNVPPSETTSELCFRWDAEGNAESPEAEHLQLQEHDALGSVESVKIELEEEEHVPESATRREQATQTENKRPSRMHQEMLRELKRFRRSTAQAQHERDWMRAAMDQLAHEMKELKEMVASLCSSKPLSDACRSPSHPPTIVVQNSCPVWSQASDDRQSTESGQASPESSLQCEYGYGLDSLSEQNREHVSWMYENPHDEDDMLPTTTIKREDESDLGTSLDSPFYGLPQYAPCSMGERLPNIAMQPMSAEREWGLLARSAGKPGRFAALVFRAVVPFDIYKGWVNRVNLDGLRGRKGVPLNVKRRVMEIVERHFTLRKSDHSEIRNRLNEQLRTRRKSDKHPQPLF
- the LOC134992811 gene encoding zinc finger protein 485-like isoform X2 yields the protein MRREAQVTFADIAVSFSEEEWKGLHAQQKALYREVMTDNYHNLTSLGLSESAPEIVVKMESGEDPCVSQEHAGDWEVSGSRDTETAWTREVLIDRQGKERQNKRGDQRGSRNCAAGRRVVSRRSLRLEKRSPILWTDEGTARKTDSPNMATHSTEEPTHILSNHNTEKTAPILLSHSPDKTTPILPSHSTHKTTPILPSHSPDKTTPILPSHSPDKTMPILPSHSTDKTTSILPSHSTDKTTPILYHHDSGHNSSHYQPPIAGKERSLGRDRSAMQATNQYLRAINLKKPFKEECDVQENSDLSEDKEKLHTCTQCGESWNRLIDFLTHQMGNCQDRPYQCSMCAKTFVKKQHLSAHRRTHTEDKPYKCNQCGRSFRQSSTLTTHLWSHAGHKPFHCTCCTKRFSRKTDLVAHMRRHTGERPYECPYCWDRFIRKKSLQRHLQKHSGESLQAGWQQNYPRWKQSDNFLDVEYPTEKLPNVPPSETTSELCFRWDAEGNAESPEAEHLQLQEHDALGSVESVKIELEEEEHVPESATRREQATQTENKRPSRMHQEMLRELKRFRRSTAQAQHERDWMRAAMDQLAHEMKELKEMVASLCSSKPLSDACRSPSHPPTIVVQNSCPVWSQASDDRQSTESGQASPESSLQCEYGYGLDSLSEQNREHVSWMYENPHDEDDMLPTTTIKREDESDLGTSLDSPFYGLPQYAPCSMGERLPNIAMQPMSAEREWGLLARSAGKPGRFAALVFRAVVPFDIYKGWVNRVNLDGLRGRKGVPLNVKRRVMEIVERHFTLRKSDHSEIRNRLNEQLRTRRKSDKHPQPLF